A stretch of the Duncaniella dubosii genome encodes the following:
- a CDS encoding outer membrane beta-barrel protein: MSRILIVFLSICFFTATSYSQKNSEQLSEVTVIASRTIQKADGYVVNLNGSDITKGKPAIDALKLLPSISYESKTLKINGFGVSEIYVDGLKINNYSELDNIPANMIDKVEVRYLSGANQNTSQVGGSIWITLRRPPEGGFTGSLGGNAQAIRRIGMSKESLYGVINGRYGKVSFYDYASASWTRFKEWQDQTITSQSETTHMNEMTNSHNATPHNRLSLTYDFNKRTYLAASYYVASQHLRSNSLTKADEANNSINQRYSITSQEGTLKFNSQLNDKGLTLTVMGDYFSHIGRANQLFLTQPAESSVFHYKNTTNMWETYAYVDLPINRTMAFNGGVSAKIISIHYRPDEYLTSDRFDTSDISTNTKGLSPMAFASLRGAFGQLRYSAGLNWMLNKIEYEPLDGSERTKNTQWAINPTVQVMYPFGAGNKHSFSISYKHILDKIPYSAISSLVRWEDAYNYSVGNPDLKATTEHFVMAGVNLFNNLLNLNASYFYDNNAITWETFADANNENVFYTKPVNYDGEQSWALRAELNVKPLKPWRLKFITRFSLNPEDVTIGNVHYDKTRFRHIYILNNSFSFKKGWNASLNADLEPTYHSLDRTYHTVYKVQGNISKLFLNNDLEVGVNFTPVSKRRKLDRRTNGTTVTLHYTNPEYVVGVNLRWFFRGGKQVKTNIAVGTQDYEETVDTK, encoded by the coding sequence ATGTCACGAATTCTAATTGTATTCTTAAGTATCTGTTTTTTTACAGCTACTTCATACTCTCAAAAAAACTCTGAACAGCTGAGCGAGGTGACTGTAATCGCCTCTCGTACCATACAGAAGGCCGACGGCTATGTGGTCAATCTCAATGGATCAGACATCACCAAAGGAAAACCGGCTATCGACGCACTCAAACTCCTGCCATCAATCTCCTATGAATCAAAGACTTTAAAAATAAACGGATTTGGCGTCAGCGAAATCTATGTTGACGGCCTCAAAATCAACAATTATTCAGAGCTTGACAACATACCGGCCAACATGATTGACAAAGTCGAGGTGAGATATCTCAGCGGAGCTAACCAGAACACCTCTCAGGTTGGAGGTTCAATCTGGATTACCCTTCGCCGGCCACCGGAAGGAGGTTTCACAGGCTCGCTTGGAGGAAACGCACAAGCCATCCGCCGTATCGGCATGTCAAAGGAATCGCTTTACGGAGTAATCAACGGACGCTATGGCAAAGTCAGCTTCTATGACTACGCTTCGGCAAGCTGGACACGCTTCAAAGAGTGGCAGGATCAGACAATCACCTCTCAGTCAGAAACAACCCACATGAACGAGATGACCAACAGCCACAATGCAACCCCCCACAACCGTCTCAGTCTGACCTACGATTTCAATAAACGGACATATCTCGCAGCAAGCTACTATGTGGCTTCCCAACATCTGCGAAGTAATTCACTCACAAAAGCCGACGAGGCCAACAATAGTATCAACCAACGATATTCCATCACCTCTCAGGAAGGCACGCTGAAATTCAATTCACAGCTCAACGACAAAGGGCTTACACTGACTGTCATGGGCGACTATTTCAGCCACATCGGCCGAGCCAACCAACTTTTTCTCACACAGCCGGCCGAATCAAGTGTGTTTCACTACAAAAACACAACCAACATGTGGGAAACCTACGCCTATGTCGATCTCCCGATCAACCGGACAATGGCGTTCAACGGCGGTGTGTCTGCCAAGATTATCTCAATCCACTATCGTCCCGACGAATACCTGACCTCTGACCGTTTCGACACATCTGACATCTCAACCAACACAAAAGGCCTCTCGCCAATGGCATTTGCCTCTTTGCGCGGCGCATTCGGCCAGCTGCGCTACAGCGCCGGACTTAACTGGATGCTCAACAAAATCGAATATGAGCCTCTCGACGGCAGCGAGAGGACAAAAAACACTCAGTGGGCAATCAATCCGACCGTTCAGGTGATGTATCCATTCGGAGCAGGCAACAAACACTCATTTTCAATAAGCTACAAACACATTCTCGACAAAATACCTTACAGCGCCATATCATCATTAGTGAGATGGGAAGATGCCTATAACTACAGCGTCGGAAATCCCGACCTCAAAGCGACAACAGAGCATTTTGTCATGGCCGGAGTCAACCTTTTCAACAATCTTCTCAACCTCAACGCATCGTATTTCTACGACAACAACGCTATTACATGGGAAACTTTCGCCGATGCCAACAACGAAAATGTCTTCTATACCAAACCCGTGAACTACGACGGCGAACAGTCGTGGGCACTGCGCGCTGAACTAAACGTAAAACCGCTCAAACCGTGGCGACTCAAATTCATCACACGCTTCTCGCTCAACCCTGAGGATGTAACCATCGGAAATGTCCACTACGACAAGACCAGATTCCGTCACATATACATACTCAACAACTCATTCTCCTTCAAAAAAGGATGGAACGCATCTCTCAACGCCGACTTAGAACCGACTTACCACAGTCTTGACCGCACATATCACACTGTCTACAAAGTTCAGGGCAATATCTCCAAACTTTTCCTTAACAATGACCTTGAAGTTGGTGTGAATTTCACCCCGGTCTCAAAACGACGTAAACTTGACCGCCGGACAAACGGGACGACTGTCACTCTCCACTACACTAATCCGGAATATGTCGTCGGGGTGAACCTCAGGTGGTTCTTCCGTGGAGGCAAACAGGTCAAGACAAATATCGCTGTTGGTACACAGGACTATGAGGAGACAGTCGACACCAAATAG